One window of the Delphinus delphis chromosome 20, mDelDel1.2, whole genome shotgun sequence genome contains the following:
- the PLAUR gene encoding urokinase plasminogen activator surface receptor, with protein sequence MGRPLPVLLLLAQTCIPVSWGLRCMLCKTTGSCRVEECAPGQDLCRTTVLRIWEEGDELEVVERGCTHPEKTNRTMSYRTGTQIITLTEAVCGSDLCNKPSPGQVPNFPRSRYLECASCASSDMSCEMGRDKTLQCRSPGEQCLDVVTHQRLEESPRDERHSRGCGNLPGCPGPTGFHNNHTFHFLRCCNTTKCNGGPVLELQNLPLNGFQCYSCEGNSTHGCSSKETSLTDCRGPMNQCLEATGTNGLGNPSYTIRGCATPSWCQRLPVAEAFSLTHLNVSCCTGNGCNHPDLVTQTHTGGAPLPGPAHLSLFVTLLITARLWGGTFLCT encoded by the exons ATGGGCCGCCCGCTGCCGGTGCTGCTATTGTTGGCTCAGACCTGCATTCCAG tCTCCTGGGGCCTGCGGTGCATGCTGTGTAAGACTACCGGGAGTTGCAGGGTGGAAGAGTGTGCCCCCGGCCAGGACCTCTGCAGGACCACGGTCCTGCGCATATGGGAAG AAGGTGATGAGCTGGAGGTGGTGGAGAGAGGCTGTACCCACCCAGAAAAGACCAACAGGACCATGAGCTATCGGACTGGCACGCAGATCATCACCCTGACAGAGGCCGTGTGTGGGTCAGACTTGTGCAACAAGCCCAGTCCTG GCCAGGTTCCTAACTTTCCCCGAAGCCGTTACCTCGAATGTGCTTCCTGTGCCTCGTCAGATATGAGCTGTGAGATGGGCCGGGACAAGACCCTGCAATGCCGCAGCCCTGGAGAACAGTGCCTGGATGTGGTAACCCACCAGAGACTGGAAG AGAGTCCAAGGGATGAGCGCCACTCCCGAGGCTGTGGCAACCTTCCTGGCTGCCCAGGCCCCACTGGCTTCCACAACAACCACACCTTCCACTTCCTGCGGTGCTGCAACACCACCAAATGCAATGGGGGCCCAG TCCTGGAGCTTCAAAACCTGCCACTGAACGGCTTCCAGTGTTACAGCTGTGAGGGGAACAGCACCCATGGATGTTCCTCTAAAGAGACTTCCCTCACTGACTGCCGAGGCCCCATGAATCAATGTCTGGAAGCCACTGGCACTAATG GACTGGGGAACCCAAGCTACACCATAAGAGGCTGTGCAACCCCCTCCTGGTGCCAACGCCTCCCTGTGGCTGAAGCTTTCAGCCTCACCCATCTCAACGTCTCTTGCTGTACTGGAAATGGCTGTAACCATCCAGACCTGGTTACCCAGACCCACACGGGGGGTGCCcccctgcctggccctgcccacctcagCCTCTTTGTCACCCTGCTTATAACTGCCAGACTGTGGGGAGGTACTTTCCTCTGCACCTGA